One Plantibacter sp. Leaf314 DNA segment encodes these proteins:
- a CDS encoding sugar ABC transporter substrate-binding protein: MRRRSRLALSIISLAVVAGLATGCSLKQSSSGESTSGPAASSAASDADVPSLEGKTVGVAAKDVVRDFGRLTYQGVQDRLEELGAKVVATQADAQDDKHLANVENLVSQKVDAIVVILGDATTLAPALQQAKDADIPVFTIDHASENSVNNIGSDNWQIGSTLARTLAEDIGGKGKVLVFNGFYDVTPCQIRYDEFKLVLKNYPNIEVIEPELQDVYEGTIEDAKQKTNDALTRYPKGEISAVWSCWDLPAIGAAQAIDAAGRNEIKVYGVDAEPGALDLIEDPASVYQFTVAQQPTLFGTTSADNVARYLGGQQDEVPLSTYLDAVFIDKANVADERKRLGLE; this comes from the coding sequence ATGCGTCGTCGATCGCGCCTCGCGCTGTCCATCATCTCGCTGGCCGTCGTGGCCGGTCTCGCCACCGGCTGTTCGCTGAAGCAGTCCTCGTCCGGCGAGTCGACGAGCGGCCCCGCGGCCAGCTCCGCTGCGTCCGACGCCGACGTCCCCTCGCTCGAGGGCAAGACCGTCGGCGTGGCCGCGAAGGACGTGGTGCGTGACTTCGGTCGCCTCACCTACCAGGGCGTCCAGGACCGCTTGGAGGAGCTCGGCGCGAAGGTGGTCGCGACCCAGGCCGACGCGCAGGACGACAAGCACCTCGCCAACGTGGAGAACCTCGTCTCGCAGAAGGTCGACGCGATCGTCGTCATCCTCGGCGACGCCACGACGCTCGCGCCGGCGCTGCAGCAGGCGAAGGACGCCGACATCCCCGTCTTCACCATCGACCACGCCAGCGAGAACTCGGTGAACAACATCGGTTCCGACAACTGGCAGATCGGCTCCACGCTCGCCCGCACCCTCGCTGAGGACATCGGCGGGAAGGGCAAGGTGCTCGTCTTCAACGGCTTCTACGACGTCACCCCCTGCCAGATCCGCTACGACGAGTTCAAGCTGGTGCTGAAGAACTACCCGAACATCGAGGTCATCGAGCCCGAGCTGCAGGACGTCTACGAGGGCACCATCGAGGACGCCAAGCAGAAGACGAACGACGCTCTGACCCGCTACCCCAAGGGTGAGATCTCGGCCGTGTGGTCGTGCTGGGATCTCCCGGCCATCGGTGCCGCCCAGGCCATCGACGCAGCCGGTCGGAACGAGATCAAGGTGTACGGCGTCGACGCCGAGCCCGGCGCGCTCGACCTCATCGAGGACCCCGCCTCGGTCTACCAGTTCACCGTCGCGCAGCAGCCGACCCTCTTCGGCACGACGAGCGCCGACAACGTCGCCCGGTACCTCGGTGGACAGCAGGACGAGGTGCCGCTGAGCACCTACCTCGACGCCGTGTTCATCGACAAGGCGAACGTCGCCGACGAGCGCAAGCGGCTCGGCCTGGAATGA
- a CDS encoding sugar ABC transporter ATP-binding protein → MTDRTSIDESTVQRTLDGRPGAAASGSPVPAVTMRGIAKDFGGVRVLHDVDLEVQPGEVVALVGENGAGKSTLIKILTGLYTASEGTIEIDGEPAVIRNPRDAERLGIRVIHQDRHLAGRLTVAEQLFLGSRTAFLTGRQLDRRAERELLDLVGLDVPGSTLVDELSVAEQQLLQLAIATITRPRVLVLDEPTAPLAAGDVERLFRTVRALQAEGVAVIYISHYLQEVRDIASRVVVLRNGERVGALDLADPDATLDAIVQLMVGRSVTEFGDDERVAADAGSEPVLAIDALTVPDRLHGVSITVRPGEIVGVTGLVGSGLEELADAVVGLRAHGGTVRLGRAGTIRSPRAFVRAGGAYVPANRHRDGILNRQSVRENLTLAALDRIAGFGGILRGRRERAIAADLVERLDIRPANDAAVAGSLSGGNQQKVVLGRWLAAGSTVFVLDQPTSGVDIGSRQQIYAEIDALVAQGAGVLLVSVDLEELIGLADRVLVLYRGTIRTELPRSQATADTILAWSTGVAELAPVPEPSPVPEPSPDPEPSPDPEPVEGPSTTSRNAASPTRGASA, encoded by the coding sequence ATGACGGACCGCACCTCGATCGACGAGTCGACCGTCCAGCGCACGCTGGACGGTCGGCCCGGTGCGGCTGCGTCCGGCTCACCCGTGCCGGCGGTGACCATGCGGGGCATCGCGAAGGACTTCGGCGGCGTCCGCGTGCTGCACGACGTCGACCTCGAGGTGCAGCCCGGCGAGGTCGTCGCCCTCGTCGGCGAGAACGGTGCCGGCAAGTCCACGCTCATCAAGATCCTCACCGGGCTCTACACGGCGAGCGAGGGGACGATCGAAATCGATGGCGAACCCGCCGTCATCCGGAACCCCCGCGACGCCGAACGCCTCGGCATCCGGGTCATCCACCAGGACCGCCACCTCGCCGGACGACTCACCGTCGCCGAGCAGCTGTTCCTCGGCTCACGCACCGCGTTCCTCACCGGCCGGCAGCTCGACCGCCGGGCCGAACGCGAGCTGCTCGACCTCGTCGGCCTCGACGTCCCCGGCAGCACGCTCGTCGACGAGCTCAGCGTGGCCGAGCAGCAGCTCCTCCAGCTGGCCATCGCGACGATCACCCGCCCGCGCGTCCTCGTGCTCGACGAACCGACGGCCCCGCTCGCCGCGGGGGACGTGGAGCGCCTGTTCCGCACCGTCCGCGCCCTGCAGGCCGAGGGTGTCGCCGTCATCTACATCTCCCACTACCTGCAGGAGGTGCGCGACATCGCGTCCCGCGTCGTCGTCCTCCGCAACGGCGAACGCGTCGGTGCGCTCGATCTCGCCGACCCCGACGCCACGCTCGACGCCATCGTGCAGCTCATGGTCGGCCGGAGTGTCACCGAGTTCGGCGACGATGAACGCGTCGCGGCGGACGCAGGGAGCGAGCCGGTCCTCGCGATCGACGCGCTGACGGTGCCGGACCGGCTCCACGGCGTCTCGATCACGGTGCGGCCGGGTGAGATCGTCGGGGTCACCGGCCTCGTCGGCTCCGGGCTCGAGGAGCTCGCCGACGCCGTCGTCGGCCTCCGCGCCCACGGTGGAACGGTGCGCCTCGGCCGGGCTGGCACCATCCGATCGCCGCGTGCCTTCGTCCGCGCCGGCGGCGCCTACGTGCCGGCGAACCGTCACCGCGACGGCATCCTCAACCGGCAGTCGGTGCGGGAGAACCTGACGCTCGCGGCGCTCGACCGCATCGCGGGCTTCGGCGGCATCCTGCGCGGCCGACGCGAGCGGGCGATCGCCGCCGACCTCGTCGAGCGACTCGACATCCGACCGGCGAACGACGCCGCGGTCGCCGGCAGCCTCTCCGGCGGCAACCAGCAGAAGGTCGTCCTCGGTCGCTGGCTGGCCGCCGGATCGACCGTGTTCGTGCTCGATCAGCCCACCTCCGGGGTCGACATCGGCTCGCGCCAGCAGATCTACGCGGAGATCGATGCGCTCGTCGCCCAGGGTGCCGGGGTGCTGCTCGTGAGCGTCGACCTCGAGGAACTCATCGGCCTCGCCGACCGTGTGCTCGTGCTCTACCGCGGCACGATCCGCACGGAGCTTCCGCGGTCGCAGGCGACGGCCGACACGATCCTCGCGTGGTCGACGGGCGTCGCCGAGCTCGCCCCGGTCCCTGAGCCATCCCCGGTCCCTGAGCCATCCCCAGACCCTGAGCCATCCCCGGACCCTGAGCCTGTCGAAGGGCCCTCGACCACCTCCCGGAACGCAGCATCGCCCACCCGAGGAGCCTCCGCATGA
- a CDS encoding ABC transporter permease: MTALSAPPAAPSAAAESTTKRRPVSRLGLIGYAIVVIEIVVFAVASPGFLDPANLATILTQSAVYAIAAFGLSVVVVTGGEDVVRGGIDLSIGAVLGFSGALVAVLLQAQLGLPLALLLGLGATALIGLVNGLVVVAGIRPLLVTLAMMSIVTSLTIVITDNVKVPVSDGGLVWLRSGHVLGVPAAVVVLVIVFAIVAFATGRTSWGVRNAAVGQNPTAARVAGISVNRHLVGSYVLAAVLAGIAGVLMTSRLSAALPGIGEQSLIDILLATFLSIAFSRRLVVTITGTLFSAVFVAILTNGFSQLGVPSQWIGITKGVLILLVLAVAAIRERSVKR, translated from the coding sequence ATGACCGCCCTGTCCGCACCGCCCGCCGCGCCCTCGGCCGCCGCCGAGTCCACGACGAAGCGCCGCCCGGTGTCCCGACTCGGGCTGATCGGCTACGCGATCGTCGTGATCGAGATCGTCGTCTTCGCGGTCGCGTCACCCGGCTTCCTCGATCCCGCCAATCTCGCGACGATCCTGACGCAGTCCGCGGTCTACGCCATCGCCGCCTTCGGCTTGTCCGTCGTCGTGGTGACGGGTGGTGAGGACGTCGTGCGTGGTGGCATCGACCTCTCGATCGGCGCCGTCCTGGGCTTCTCCGGTGCACTCGTCGCGGTCCTGCTGCAGGCCCAGCTCGGCCTACCGCTCGCCCTGCTCCTCGGCCTCGGCGCCACCGCGCTCATCGGGCTCGTGAACGGACTCGTCGTGGTCGCCGGGATCCGCCCGTTGCTCGTCACGCTCGCCATGATGAGCATCGTCACGAGCCTCACCATCGTCATCACCGACAACGTGAAGGTGCCCGTGTCCGACGGTGGACTCGTCTGGCTGCGCAGCGGTCATGTGCTCGGGGTCCCGGCCGCGGTCGTGGTGCTCGTGATCGTCTTCGCGATCGTCGCCTTCGCCACCGGTCGCACCAGCTGGGGTGTGCGGAACGCCGCCGTCGGTCAGAACCCCACCGCCGCGCGGGTCGCCGGGATCAGTGTGAACCGCCATCTCGTCGGCAGCTACGTGCTCGCCGCCGTGCTCGCCGGCATCGCGGGGGTGCTCATGACGAGCCGGCTCTCCGCGGCCCTCCCGGGGATCGGGGAGCAGTCGTTGATCGACATCCTCCTCGCGACCTTCCTCTCGATCGCGTTCTCCCGTCGCCTGGTCGTCACGATCACCGGCACGCTGTTCAGCGCCGTGTTCGTCGCGATCCTCACGAACGGGTTCAGTCAGCTCGGCGTCCCGAGCCAGTGGATCGGCATCACCAAGGGTGTGCTGATCCTGCTGGTCCTCGCGGTCGCCGCGATCCGTGAACGGAGCGTCAAGCGATGA
- a CDS encoding ABC transporter permease: MSIDTREDATSAADSSTTTTGGQQHDTSGHRGNGPGKRAGGPLSTLTVSGLGAAVPQALAPTVLAVLLIVFAVLSPSFLTADNLLGVLNQNALLLLAAVAMTVVVRAGGIDLSIGVAIDLAALTASALLADDYVAWVAIVGGLVVGLLVGAVNAFLIVVLRIRPFLATLSVWFIGGGVQQVATDGGSPIYLSRSSVPDEFAWLGAGSLLGVAAPIVIAVIVLLIVWAALERSRWGRVLTAAGEQPTATRIAGRMAGTSMATAFVFAAGIAAIAGLILAARSNGFVANSGQLYVLDSIGAVFIGTTLSRTGRPNLFGTLVGVLIFALLTNGMNLIGLSFYWQGLARGVVLILILLLGVLLARDRARKPLT, translated from the coding sequence ATGAGCATCGACACCCGGGAGGACGCCACGTCCGCAGCCGACTCGTCCACCACCACCACCGGCGGGCAGCAGCACGACACGTCGGGTCACCGGGGGAACGGCCCGGGCAAGCGGGCCGGCGGTCCGCTCTCCACCCTGACGGTCAGCGGACTCGGGGCGGCCGTCCCGCAGGCCCTCGCCCCGACCGTGCTCGCCGTCCTGCTCATCGTCTTCGCGGTCCTGTCGCCGTCGTTCCTGACCGCCGACAACCTGCTCGGCGTGCTCAATCAGAACGCCCTGCTCCTGCTGGCGGCGGTGGCGATGACGGTGGTCGTGCGGGCCGGCGGCATCGATCTGTCGATCGGGGTCGCCATCGACCTCGCGGCGCTGACCGCCTCGGCGCTCCTCGCGGACGACTACGTCGCCTGGGTCGCGATCGTCGGCGGACTGGTCGTCGGCCTCCTCGTGGGTGCGGTGAACGCGTTCCTCATCGTCGTGCTGCGCATCCGCCCGTTCCTCGCCACGTTGAGCGTCTGGTTCATCGGTGGTGGCGTGCAGCAGGTGGCGACCGACGGCGGCTCGCCCATCTACCTGTCGCGCAGCAGTGTGCCGGACGAGTTCGCGTGGCTGGGTGCCGGTTCGCTGCTCGGGGTGGCCGCGCCGATCGTGATCGCCGTGATCGTCCTCCTCATCGTGTGGGCGGCGCTCGAGCGGAGCCGCTGGGGGCGCGTGCTGACGGCCGCCGGGGAGCAGCCGACCGCCACGCGGATCGCCGGGCGGATGGCGGGCACGTCGATGGCGACGGCGTTCGTCTTCGCGGCGGGGATCGCGGCGATCGCCGGGTTGATCCTCGCGGCGCGGAGCAACGGTTTCGTCGCGAACAGTGGGCAGCTCTACGTGCTCGACTCGATCGGTGCGGTGTTCATCGGGACGACGCTCAGCCGGACCGGGCGGCCGAACCTCTTCGGGACGCTCGTCGGAGTACTCATCTTCGCGTTGCTGACGAACGGGATGAACCTCATCGGCCTGTCCTTCTACTGGCAGGGCCTCGCGCGTGGGGTCGTCCTCATCCTGATCCTGCTGCTCGGTGTCCTCCTCGCGCGAGACCGAGCCCGCAAACCCCTCACCTGA
- a CDS encoding aldo/keto reductase — protein sequence MAFTKTTEPPINVEEHHHMEHVAWGIIGPGTIAERFATQLRESRTGRLAAVASRDAARAQEFGDRFGDGTAPVRAYDSVAELLADPDVDAVYIATPHTEHVRLVIEAAEAGKHIISEKPLSVNRAGAMLAAETARRAGVYLAEAFMYRFHPQTAKLVELVSSGTIGEVQHIEASFAFAANLPADHRLMNPELAGGGILDVGGYPVSIARLIAGAAVGAPFADPTEVTGNGTIGSTGVDEWASASLVFPSGITAHVTSGVRVQDDNRVVVTGSAGQIIVADPWLPSVEDGSTIEIRTITGTESILIPGAPQYAIQADALAEFADAGQAPQMRWADSIGNAATLDRWRAAIGLEYPFESIDTDVPTGSGRPLTVRAELPMPTGRIAGIDHDISRLVMGVDNQETLPQASAMFDDFFERGGNAFDTAWLYGDGLQEQLLGRWLANRGVRDDVVVIGKGAHTPFCDPESISRQLFESLERLGTDHLDLYLMHRDNVEVPVGEFVDVLNEHAEAGRIRAFGGSNWSIERFEEANAYAAAHGKRGFAALSNHFGLARALDVPWAGCVEVTDPTSRAWLEETKTPLLPWSSQARGFFTGRAEPEDLSDPDLVRCYYSDDNFERLARARKLGADLGVAPTAIALAYVLAQDFPTFALIGPRSIEETRSSTDALSLKLTPEQVAWLDLRV from the coding sequence GTGGCGTTCACGAAGACCACAGAACCGCCGATCAACGTCGAGGAGCACCACCACATGGAACACGTCGCCTGGGGAATCATCGGACCCGGAACCATCGCGGAGCGCTTCGCGACGCAACTGCGCGAGAGTCGCACCGGGCGCCTCGCGGCCGTCGCCAGTCGCGATGCGGCCCGCGCCCAGGAGTTCGGCGATCGCTTCGGCGATGGCACGGCACCCGTCCGCGCCTACGATTCCGTCGCCGAGCTGCTGGCCGACCCGGACGTCGACGCCGTGTACATCGCGACCCCGCACACCGAGCACGTCCGGCTCGTCATCGAAGCCGCCGAGGCCGGCAAGCACATCATCAGCGAGAAGCCGCTCTCGGTGAACCGCGCCGGAGCGATGCTCGCCGCGGAGACCGCCCGTCGCGCCGGCGTCTACCTCGCCGAGGCGTTCATGTACCGCTTCCACCCGCAGACGGCCAAGCTCGTGGAGCTCGTGTCCTCCGGCACCATCGGCGAGGTCCAGCACATCGAGGCGTCGTTCGCCTTCGCCGCGAACCTGCCCGCCGACCACCGGCTCATGAACCCGGAGCTCGCCGGCGGCGGCATCCTCGACGTCGGCGGCTACCCCGTCTCGATCGCGCGCCTCATCGCCGGTGCCGCCGTGGGCGCGCCGTTCGCCGACCCGACGGAGGTCACCGGCAACGGGACCATCGGTTCGACGGGCGTCGACGAATGGGCCAGCGCGTCACTCGTCTTCCCCTCCGGCATCACGGCGCACGTCACCAGCGGTGTCCGGGTGCAGGACGACAATCGTGTCGTCGTCACGGGCTCGGCCGGGCAGATCATCGTCGCCGATCCGTGGCTGCCCTCCGTCGAGGACGGCTCGACGATCGAGATCCGCACCATCACGGGCACCGAGTCGATCCTGATCCCCGGAGCACCCCAGTACGCGATCCAGGCCGACGCGCTCGCCGAGTTCGCCGATGCCGGACAGGCGCCGCAGATGCGTTGGGCCGACTCGATCGGCAACGCCGCCACCCTCGACCGTTGGCGGGCCGCGATCGGCCTCGAGTACCCCTTCGAGTCGATCGACACGGACGTCCCGACCGGTTCCGGCCGTCCGCTCACCGTGCGTGCCGAACTGCCGATGCCCACCGGTCGGATCGCCGGCATCGACCACGACATCTCGCGGCTGGTCATGGGTGTCGACAACCAGGAGACCCTGCCGCAGGCCTCCGCGATGTTCGACGACTTCTTCGAGCGCGGCGGCAACGCCTTCGACACCGCCTGGCTGTACGGCGACGGACTCCAGGAGCAGCTCCTCGGGCGGTGGCTCGCGAACCGTGGTGTCCGCGACGACGTCGTCGTGATCGGGAAGGGTGCGCACACGCCGTTCTGCGACCCCGAGTCGATCTCACGTCAACTGTTCGAGAGCCTCGAGCGGTTGGGGACCGACCACCTCGACCTGTACCTCATGCACCGCGACAACGTGGAGGTGCCGGTCGGTGAGTTCGTCGACGTGCTGAACGAGCACGCCGAGGCCGGCCGCATCCGCGCCTTCGGTGGGTCGAACTGGTCGATCGAGCGGTTCGAGGAGGCGAACGCGTACGCCGCGGCACACGGGAAGCGTGGCTTCGCGGCGCTGAGCAACCACTTCGGTCTCGCGCGGGCGCTCGACGTGCCGTGGGCCGGCTGCGTGGAGGTGACCGACCCCACGAGCCGCGCCTGGCTCGAGGAGACGAAGACGCCGTTGCTGCCGTGGTCGTCGCAGGCTCGCGGGTTCTTCACGGGCCGTGCCGAGCCCGAGGACCTGTCGGATCCCGATCTCGTGCGCTGCTACTACAGCGACGACAACTTCGAGCGGCTCGCCCGTGCGCGGAAGCTCGGTGCCGACCTCGGTGTCGCGCCGACCGCCATCGCCCTCGCCTACGTGCTGGCGCAGGACTTCCCGACGTTCGCGCTCATCGGGCCGCGGTCGATCGAGGAGACCCGCTCGTCGACCGACGCGCTGTCGCTGAAGCTGACGCCGGAGCAGGTGGCCTGGCTCGACCTCCGAGTCTGA
- a CDS encoding LacI family DNA-binding transcriptional regulator, whose amino-acid sequence MTRPRDDQAPARATIIDVARVAGVSRQTVTRSLNGMRDVSEATRQRVIEVAASLNYRPNRAAQHLVSGRTTTLGLVVDDLRNPYYPELAAALVQQAAERGWTVLVAEVGGAGGASGERPTAADRGPELPDAERAQLAELARQVDAVVGRNGADHGALQGAFAAIPFVSLGDQRAREHDDPEASGESAAAPVAGVDIDFDDGIRQAIAHFVATGRRSIAMIDASAEPSGRRLAYRAFLAEHGLPWSEASETWADDTHQGGVAAALRCRDAFPEVDAVLVFNDVMAVGVLKGFARAGVRVPEDVAVIGIDGLDLGRFVTPELTSVAVDKRDLARLSLELLDGMMSGSLPLTGPTVRRTVGVSLVVRESA is encoded by the coding sequence ATGACCAGACCCCGCGACGATCAGGCTCCCGCACGAGCGACGATCATCGACGTCGCCCGGGTCGCCGGGGTCTCCAGGCAGACCGTGACCCGCTCGCTCAACGGCATGCGCGACGTCAGCGAGGCCACCAGGCAACGCGTCATCGAGGTCGCGGCGTCACTCAACTACCGGCCGAACCGGGCCGCACAGCACCTCGTCAGTGGGCGCACCACGACGCTCGGTCTCGTCGTCGACGACCTGCGGAACCCCTACTACCCGGAACTCGCCGCGGCACTCGTGCAGCAGGCCGCCGAGCGCGGATGGACCGTGCTGGTCGCCGAGGTCGGGGGAGCGGGTGGCGCCTCGGGCGAGCGGCCGACCGCTGCCGACCGGGGTCCCGAGCTCCCCGATGCGGAACGCGCGCAGCTCGCCGAACTCGCGAGACAGGTCGACGCGGTCGTCGGACGCAACGGCGCCGACCACGGCGCCCTGCAGGGGGCGTTCGCGGCTATCCCCTTCGTGTCCCTCGGCGACCAGCGCGCCCGCGAGCACGACGATCCCGAAGCGTCGGGGGAGTCGGCTGCGGCGCCGGTGGCCGGCGTCGACATCGACTTCGACGACGGCATCCGTCAGGCCATCGCCCACTTCGTCGCCACCGGTCGGCGCTCCATCGCGATGATCGACGCCTCGGCCGAGCCGTCCGGGCGTCGCCTCGCGTATCGGGCGTTCCTCGCGGAGCACGGCCTGCCCTGGTCGGAGGCGTCGGAGACGTGGGCGGACGACACGCACCAGGGCGGCGTCGCCGCAGCCCTCCGCTGCCGCGACGCCTTCCCCGAGGTCGACGCGGTCCTCGTCTTCAACGACGTCATGGCGGTCGGGGTGCTCAAGGGCTTCGCGCGCGCCGGGGTGCGCGTGCCGGAGGACGTCGCGGTGATCGGCATCGACGGCCTCGACCTCGGCCGCTTCGTCACCCCGGAGCTGACGAGCGTCGCCGTCGACAAGCGCGACCTCGCCCGGCTGAGCCTGGAGCTGCTCGACGGCATGATGTCCGGTTCGTTGCCGCTGACAGGGCCCACGGTCCGGCGGACGGTGGGCGTCTCGCTCGTCGTGCGCGAGTCCGCCTGA
- a CDS encoding MOSC domain-containing protein, which yields MPELLALCRVDALQMDDGSIGVTAIDKRAVDEPLHVRPMGLYGDVQADRKHHGGLTKALYAYAEEDARFWEGELGREITPGLFGENLRTQGLDVNGAEIGERWRIGDTLVVEVTCPRTPCGTFQRRLREPRWVKRFADAARPGAYLKVVKSGTVQAGDTIEIVRQPGHGVTIASWFAAADETQAVALEQSEQSGAVALAPEIHESIKQLRRTANR from the coding sequence ATGCCTGAACTCCTCGCCCTCTGCCGTGTCGACGCCCTCCAGATGGACGACGGGTCGATCGGCGTCACCGCCATCGACAAGCGCGCGGTCGACGAGCCGCTGCACGTCCGGCCGATGGGTCTCTACGGCGACGTGCAGGCCGACCGCAAGCACCACGGCGGCCTCACGAAGGCGCTCTACGCCTACGCCGAGGAGGACGCGCGGTTCTGGGAGGGTGAACTCGGTCGCGAGATCACCCCTGGGTTGTTCGGTGAGAACCTCCGCACGCAGGGGCTCGACGTGAACGGCGCCGAGATCGGTGAACGCTGGCGCATCGGCGACACCCTCGTCGTCGAGGTGACGTGCCCGCGCACCCCGTGCGGCACGTTCCAGCGTCGGCTCCGCGAGCCGCGCTGGGTGAAGCGCTTCGCCGACGCGGCACGGCCCGGCGCCTACCTCAAGGTGGTCAAGAGCGGGACGGTCCAGGCGGGCGACACGATCGAGATCGTCCGGCAGCCCGGCCACGGCGTGACCATCGCCTCCTGGTTCGCCGCCGCGGACGAGACCCAAGCCGTCGCCCTCGAACAGTCGGAGCAGTCGGGTGCCGTGGCCCTGGCCCCCGAGATCCACGAATCGATCAAGCAGCTCCGTCGCACGGCGAACCGGTAA
- the msrA gene encoding peptide-methionine (S)-S-oxide reductase MsrA, protein MSAADEQSTTTERAVLAGGCFWGMEDLVRKMPGVKSTRVGYSGGDVANATYRNHGTHAEALEVVFDPSKLSFRELLEFFFQIHDPSTKNRQGNDVGLSYRSAIFFTSPEQERVARDTIADVDASGLWPAKVVTEVEPVSEFWEAEPEHQDYLERIPWGYTCHFVRPGWKLPRREAVAEQATA, encoded by the coding sequence ATGAGTGCAGCAGACGAGCAGAGCACGACGACCGAGCGCGCGGTGCTGGCCGGCGGATGCTTCTGGGGCATGGAAGACCTCGTCCGGAAGATGCCGGGCGTGAAGTCGACGCGCGTGGGCTACAGCGGTGGCGATGTCGCCAACGCCACCTACCGCAACCACGGCACACACGCGGAGGCCCTCGAGGTCGTCTTCGACCCGAGCAAGCTGTCCTTCCGCGAGCTCCTGGAGTTCTTCTTCCAGATCCACGACCCGTCGACCAAGAACCGCCAGGGCAACGACGTCGGCCTGAGCTACCGTTCGGCGATCTTCTTCACCTCACCCGAGCAGGAGCGCGTCGCACGCGACACCATCGCCGACGTCGACGCGTCCGGGCTATGGCCGGCCAAGGTCGTCACCGAGGTCGAGCCGGTGTCCGAGTTCTGGGAGGCCGAGCCTGAGCACCAGGACTACCTGGAGCGCATCCCGTGGGGCTACACCTGCCACTTCGTGCGCCCGGGCTGGAAGCTCCCGCGTCGCGAGGCGGTCGCTGAGCAGGCCACCGCATAG
- a CDS encoding LON peptidase substrate-binding domain-containing protein, giving the protein MTDSFSAEPWASGLPVLELPMFPLGSVLFPHMPLALRLFEERYLTMLAHLLEAEDPAFGVVLIERGRETGGGEHRFRTGTVAEIVEVDGGEGFVAVIAEGGQRFEVTDWLPDDPYPRAEIRTLDDLEWDDRFESLRGETEAAVRRSLAVASEFSEQQWASVVELADDPLESSWQLAGIAPVSELDQMRFLAAGSLEELLLAVRDRATEAGEAFIAGGIADADDEDWDILGS; this is encoded by the coding sequence GTGACCGACTCCTTCAGTGCCGAGCCCTGGGCCTCCGGGCTCCCCGTCCTCGAGCTCCCGATGTTCCCGCTCGGCTCCGTGCTGTTCCCGCACATGCCGCTCGCCCTCCGGCTGTTCGAGGAGCGCTACCTCACGATGCTCGCCCACCTCCTCGAGGCAGAGGACCCCGCGTTCGGCGTGGTGCTCATCGAGCGTGGCCGCGAGACGGGCGGCGGCGAACACCGCTTCCGGACGGGCACGGTCGCCGAGATCGTCGAGGTCGACGGCGGCGAGGGGTTCGTCGCGGTGATCGCCGAGGGCGGGCAGCGCTTCGAGGTCACCGACTGGCTGCCGGACGACCCGTATCCGCGTGCCGAGATCCGAACCCTCGACGACCTCGAGTGGGACGACCGCTTCGAGTCGCTGCGCGGCGAGACCGAGGCGGCCGTCCGTCGCTCGCTCGCCGTGGCGAGCGAGTTCAGCGAGCAGCAGTGGGCTTCGGTGGTCGAACTCGCCGACGACCCGCTCGAGTCGTCGTGGCAGCTCGCCGGCATCGCGCCGGTGAGCGAGCTCGACCAGATGCGGTTCCTCGCAGCAGGCTCCCTCGAGGAGTTGCTGCTCGCGGTGCGCGATCGCGCGACCGAGGCCGGCGAGGCGTTCATCGCGGGCGGCATCGCCGACGCGGACGACGAGGACTGGGACATCCTCGGCAGCTGA